From the Plutella xylostella chromosome 5, ilPluXylo3.1, whole genome shotgun sequence genome, the window GAAACTCTCcgtttacctaattacgaatATTTAATGGAAGAAGTCGCGTTTACGCTGGAAGTCCACCATCCAAGTGTCCTTTGTATACTTTACCAATTGCTTCGTTCCTTCCTTTACCGGTTCCTTTCACATATAAAAATCTGTTCTTCTCTACAAGCCGGGATGTGTGAACAGACCCTAACCCCCTTATTATAGAagaaagaatttaaaaaaaatgaaatctCTAGACTATAAACGGTACTAAAACAGAACTATCTTGagtttacttttaaaaactaCAGCCACCACTTCCTTCCACCGCCAGGTGTACTCCAGAGACGGTGAGACGAAAGTGGGCAAGATCTCGAAGCAGTGGTCGGGGCTGGCGCGCGAGATGTTCACCGACTCCGACTACTTCGGCATCTCGTTCCCGCTCGACCTGGACGTCAAGATCAAGGCTGTGCTCATCGGCGCCTGCTTCCTCATTGTGAGTATTCTCTTGTTTGCCTAGCCAGTCAACTGTCCATTTAGGTGAccccaaacgctaaacgtatttaaaattgtatttaaatcaaattttaaatacattttgtacttactgacagacgtttgacaggctactaaaaaCGTtaagcgtttggtgaaattccaccttatAACATGGATATTTAAGTTATGGATATTATGGTATCTACTGGACGTTTGTCTCAATACGTCACAAGTTACCCCCGCGCTCGCTCGAGAGGTCACGAGGTTTTGAAGTACGCGTCTTGCGCCCTAATCTAAGTATGTTGGCGCTTCCACGACGCATGGGGGcgtagcggcggcggcggcacgcaCTGGTATTTGTTTGGTTTTACTTGAATCAAATGCGGCGTCGCTTTGTATGTAGCTATTTCCCTCCTACCCGCAGGTGTTTCATAGGTGCATGGTGATTATATGGCCATTTCGACTTAGTTAAGTGAAATTACAGTAAGCGACAGTCTTTTGTGCGTGTCGACGGACGAATGCGTTGCCCATTCTAAATTAGTATTACTAACATGAAGCCTTCAGAATATAAcataattgtttttgtttcaggaCTTCATGTTCTTTGAAAAAGCGGGAAATAAAGAATCAGACCGGCCTGGTATGTTATAAACACAAACTGATTTAAGAatcttttacttttttacgcTTTAAACTTGTTCTCATTTGACGCaaggtaataataatgataattaatatCTATGTTTTAGACTGTAAGGTATACCTTATCTATGTATGTCtatgtcataaaaaatgttaattaacatatattacattcatataaatatatatttacataatatcagttatgcataaaaaaaatgcaaatctATTTTAATAATCTTAACGAATACTTACGTTACTTTATCGAATCTCAGTAAATTCTAAAATGAATAATTACGTAATTGGTAACTAAGCCACAGtccaaaaaaattaagttggCTTGACTAATTAATTTTTCTATCTCTAATAAACTGTGGCCAAAAATCCTGTTGAAGATGAAAATAGAAATCTATGTATTAAAATCATCccgtttaaataaaatgtataagttTAGCTCTAATATAAGATTTCATAAAGTTTGGGTATTCTTACAGTAAATTCAGAGCatctattatttatcaatgtaagtaaataagatGAAAAAAACACAACACGTAATGCTATGAAACCTTACACTTGAAGTAACCTACATGTCTTCAAATATTAATAGTTCTATGAAAATGATttgtaatatatgtatttaaataaggtTTTTCCGACAATAATCTCTTACTCTCACGGCAAATGTGTTAATTTGTCTGTAATGTTTGTCAAAGCCGCCATTTCGCTTCCAAACATGCCTTCCGCCAAAGCTCTGGGCTaaaactatatattttatgcttTCCATAGCGTGatgtataatattgaatttgaactataaataagtattactatgttcggcaacggtccaCGTTTGAATTCACAGgactaaattttattttaataataattttaattatattggaTCAGTATTTTGCTTTAAATCTTTGGGTCTTtgctgctttatttatttattttagtttcttAGAATAAGTCAAAACATAATggaatcataataatttatgtaacgAAGAATGATGTACAGGTATCTACTCAATGTTTATGAAAATCTAAGTCTGGTCTACTGTAGTGTTTCGGCAGAGTTGTGcctttttatgaatttaaaatatacctttatattgtttattacCAATATAGAGTcagtataggtactttattagaaaataactttaatttaattgattaTCTAGCCATCCATGCATTTCGACATTTTCTCTCAGTTAATGTAAGTACAATCAATAACAGGTAATTTATCTTTCAGGGTTTCTATAATATGTAGAATTGTAGGGTGTATATAGGTCATCCATTAAACTGAGTAATATCATTGATGTCTCTTGTCACCAGCGATATTTACTTGTCTAAGCTCGTCACACATTCATTCTGAGTTTAGTGACTGACCTACAGGGCagtaaattgattttaatGGTGTGCCTACTGGAATGGTgcttattatacctacctttttatttttttacgtgTAATTACGCTTGACCGCATAAATGCTATCGTTTTATAGGTTTcagtgatatttatttaagtattttgagactatttaaaacataaatttaaagaaacaattaaacatgttaattaagttgtaataaatttatttcaattataaagttctgatttatattttatgattgtGAACTAAGTATAATgcatttttattactatacacatattatatgGAGTGttcttgaaaaaatatagaaaatgtttaaaaatatacttagtttTCTTATTCTATGaccttattttttaaaatctgaTTCTACCTAACATAAtttaatgtcctcctagccgaatttcgaccacggcggccaatctcatttgagatcagccatctacgcaggagtagaatatagtgcccaagtgtgtgcgcattacacaggagcactctctgttccatcactctcatagtccaatgggacggattgaccgacacgactggagagagctaggcgcaggaccggtTGCTTTACATGCTcatttcggacatcaggtgttataatattctagtctatgcATCAGGTGAcctaacataaaaaatatgtagtagtctcgtatttatttgaataatttaattttaattgatatatgGCTTTGTAAggctaattaaatttaattaaagttaaacatgaaataatacctaaatcgaGGGGTGCCCAGTGGCCTCTATTCGTACACAGCAGCTGTAAACCCTCTACGGAAATAACAACACCTTTTTGCTTCATCTATACTTTAATCATTAAGCTGGTATCCTGCAAACTTTTCCACGTCATAGAAGCCAGCCTTCACTTGTCTTCCGCCGAAGAATCTTCCGTTTAGATCGACGACAGCTTTGATTGCGCTCTCGATGCGTTTGAACTCAACGAATATCCGCACGGCTTCGTCGGCCGGCGCGTTGGGTAGCTCGAAGATGACCACTTTGATGACGTCACCGTATTTTGTGTTGCACTCGTCTTTCACTTCAGGCTCTAGCTCCTCGTCGACGTCGCCCGGACCAACCATGTTctgaaatcaaaataatattctataagtttttttttaataacactGTGCAGCTTACACAATGGCctaattttgatattatgtTTTTCGAAAGCTCAACTTGAGGGACTATCAGTACAAATTATGATATTCTATAACAACTTTAGTATATTGAGCATTTCAATGTTTTCTTGTAGAAGCTGGGACTATCAGTTCAAATTATGATATTGTATAATCACTTTAGTATTGAGCATTTCAATGTTTTCTTGTGGTAGCTATAGTCAAACTTATACGAACCCTAAGTAAAACAACTTTGCTCGGTGATTTCATTATTTCTGTGATTGATGGTTCCTGCTTCATTTGAGGTGAGTTAGTGCTGCTACCGGGTGAGtctgtaaaaatattaagtggTACTTAGAAGAGTTATAATTACGAGTATAATAGATAGTATCtagttatatgtattatgcGTTATATGAGTAGAGTAGGCATCTTGGCGGCAATCATCTGCACTAACTTGAACCCTTTGTACACACGAATGGAAATTGTTAACAATTTTTAAGTCTCTTACCAGGTCCAGGCAAATTCGGCATGGCGAATCCAGGTGGTGGCATTACATTGCCATCTTTCTCGTGAATAATCCTCCCTCCACGCTTTGATGTTTTCTCAACTTGGAGAGCCACTGACATGCCCTGCTCCTTCTTCCCCAAGCCTTGTCCTTCCTAGGAACAGATAAGGAGTGCATAAAATCTAACATCAAATAATGTATCAATTTGTTAAGGTACCTAAAAATGTCTAACAGAACACAATGCCGTTCATATAGCTACTTCAAATTTTTCATTGGATTTCTGGATGATTATGttagtacctagttatttttGAGATTGCGACCATTTTCAGTGTTTGTCAGTGGACACGTAAACGTTTGTAGCCTAACGGCCACCTgaacaaaacataaatgaaTACAGAGAATATGTAAAATATGCATAAACACTTACCTTAAACCCATATTTGGCCATGATCTTGGCGGCAATAGAGCTGGCTCCATACCCTCCTACTGAGAATCCCTGGGAGGCGTTGGCGGGGGcgagcggcgcggggggcggggacGCGCTCTCGGCAGTCAgggacggcggcggcgcgatGGCCGCGCCCGCTGCTCGCTTGCTGATCTCCAGGGCCTCCTCTTCCTCTGGTTGCTGGAGAATTTATaatgacggtcgaatggcgtagtggttagtggccctgactgctatgccgaaggtcccgggttcgattcccggctggggcagatatttgtttaaagacagatatttgtactcgggtcttgggtgttgatatttatatttagtatctatctatctatgtatttgtgtagatatatcagctttccgacacccataacacaggttctgcctagcttggggtcggatggccgtgtgtgagatgtccccacatatttatttatttattttatttataatattatttcatcaCATTCCTAATGCtggggcatgggtctccttccaatgaaggaatggtTTAGTAGTCCACCATGCTGGAGTAGTGTGGGATGGTGGACATATTATTTGTTGTGAgtagttatatttaaaaactgaAATAGCAAAATTTACCCTTGTATTGTCCTTACACTTGGCATATTGTGCCAGCAAGTTAAACTTTAGGGTGGTTGAAAATGGCCTGAactgcttcgagaaaaggataaTACAGCCATGCTGCTgttttttgctcgacttgagAACTTAGATTTACTGATGctaatcttttaaattacttttgaaTTATTACTGATGCATACCAGAGATTTTATAAACAAAGTTTTATGAACAATTTGTATAAACTACTATAActatacataagtaattaaagtATACCATTGCAACTAAAGTTTTTTCTGGGATTATGTCTTCATCGTCATCACCAAATCTGCTCTTCCGTTTTCGTTCTGACCTATCTGTTCTGTCGCCTCCGTCTGTGTTTAATCTTTTTGCTTGTATTTCTGTAAATTTCAAGTAAGCTTGTGAATACTgtactaaatatttataaatacatatttatttcatttatccTGAAATGATCCTTAAAAAGCTTTTggtaaaataagtttgtactACATAGaattatatcaaaatataCCAACCCTTGGCCACTTTTTCATAATCATTTGGCCACATGGGATCATACTCATTAGCAACATTCCAGTCAAAGTCCCCGACATTTAGAGTGACTCCTGTGAGTGTCTTTGGTTGTATGCTTGGACTGTACGAGTTTGGTTCTTCATCTTCCTTTGGTTTACTTTTCAAATCTATTACAGGGGTGAGGACCTGAAATTGTaacaaatcaaataaaaatgttagATAGCTATTATAGATAAAGTACTTTTTGGTAGTACACCAAGAAATACTTTACAAAATTACATGAGAACTTCATTAAGGTACAAAAGGTGGTCTTATTGCttaacccccaaattcatagagctttttgacacttaaaaatagtattaaaattggacgtagttacgcagaaaggcCTCAATCCACAACTTCGTCAAAATTGAGTTATATACTAGAACATGCTATTTAATGTAGGGTCTACCtgtcaagaaaacaaacacagtaaaaaaccaactacaacatacttttttgatgTGGGGGACCAACCCACATTGTATGAAACACacattttttagtttcacataaaggactcaaactgttTGAGTCCTTTTACAGAAACGCATTTCCTATGAAACcatgaaaaatttagtttttcataaaagaCTCAAGCGctctgagtcgttttagagaaataagtattcattaaaaaaagataatttgtatttagcagaaaggactcaactcgtctgagtcgttttagaggaatacttattcattgaaaaaagacaatttgtatttagcagaaaggactcaaaccgTCCGTTTTAGCGAAATACTTATTGATGGAAAGAagtcaatttgtatttagcagaaaggactcaaactgtcTGAGTTGTTTCATAGAATATAAGTTTTTAGTAAAacagttaaaattttatttggcagaaaggattcaaactgtttttgttcCGTCTCTTGGCCACTATTCTGTCACCGCATTTTTCCACCTTCCGTCCCCCCACGAGCCAAGTATCCTGccactcccatttcagttcggCGACCCGCATACCGACGTTGAACACTTTCCTCTTTTGACGGATCACCACGTTGGGAATACGTCTAAGCGAAATACTTAACATGGCTCGCTCTATAGCTCTTTGTGgaactctgattcggtgcacagtttcgTTGGTCATcgtccatgtatcggcaccgtatgttagtgtgggcaagtcacattagcaattaacaatccataagcagcgtcgctcgaatctcaaacatctatcagattcatacaagttacgcCCGATTTGATAAGCGAGCGACGATgcctaaggattgttaatggtGGTAACTCCAAAGGAATGTCACAAGGTGACTTGGTTCTCACACGACTGTCGGACCGGGAACCAAATCGACCACATTTTGATTATTCGAAAATGAAGACATTCACTTCTAGATGTTAGAAATACTTAAGAAGGGTTGCTAAAGTCAAGAGTTTTCACCACTTAGTGGTTGGAAAAATCTGCTTGACGATAGCGGGAGCTCAGAagcaggccacaagatctgccaaagatttcgctgtaaataagctgcaggacccagaagtcagaagataacttagtatccagatccacaacaaataccatcaaCCTACTAAGTGTGGGCGACGCGCCTCAATCAAAGATAACTGCACTGGCATTAAagacatgttttaaaaaatttgcgaagaaataataaggcacaaggaacacttaaagaaaGAATGGATGTCTAAAGGAACATGGCATATGATCAACTCTCCAAGGAAGACTTAACATCGAACTAGACTaccattctaaagaagcacgagtt encodes:
- the LOC105385932 gene encoding splicing factor 45, which encodes MSLYDDLDTIKARTTEKVAGWSSGIKLLQSQLQLKKAAVTQPKREALRRSHQVLTPVIDLKSKPKEDEEPNSYSPSIQPKTLTGVTLNVGDFDWNVANEYDPMWPNDYEKVAKEIQAKRLNTDGGDRTDRSERKRKSRFGDDDEDIIPEKTLVAMQPEEEEALEISKRAAGAAIAPPPSLTAESASPPPAPLAPANASQGFSVGGYGASSIAAKIMAKYGFKEGQGLGKKEQGMSVALQVEKTSKRGGRIIHEKDGNVMPPPGFAMPNLPGPDSPGSSTNSPQMKQEPSITEIMKSPSKVVLLRNMVGPGDVDEELEPEVKDECNTKYGDVIKVVIFELPNAPADEAVRIFVEFKRIESAIKAVVDLNGRFFGGRQVKAGFYDVEKFAGYQLND